Proteins encoded within one genomic window of Rhinolophus sinicus isolate RSC01 linkage group LG14, ASM3656204v1, whole genome shotgun sequence:
- the LOC109444720 gene encoding biogenesis of lysosome-related organelles complex 1 subunit 5 produces the protein MNGGGMETTVGGEATVGSSDKRRDVLGTMCSPAHLIIKGLGGIQSRLLHHRPVIQGETCYFVKELEEKHGKQLLTQSVDFKSRRRNGKRFIMTVY, from the exons ATGAATGGCGGAGGGATGGAGACCACTGTGGGTGGCGAGGCCACCGTGGGCAGCAGCGACAAGAGGAGGGATGTGCTAGGGACTATGTGCTCGCCAGCACACCTCATTATCAAGGGCCTTGGAGGAATTCAGTCACGGCTTTTACATCACAGACCAGTTATTCAAGGCGAAACCTGTTATTTTGTgaaagaattagaagaaaaac ATGGCAAGCAGCTACTGACTCAGTCTGTAGACTTCAAGAGCAGGAGAAGGAACGGAAAAAGATTTATAATGACCGTTTACTAG